From Dasypus novemcinctus isolate mDasNov1 chromosome 19, mDasNov1.1.hap2, whole genome shotgun sequence, a single genomic window includes:
- the LOC101432761 gene encoding RIMS-binding protein 3A-like — MTKDSPSPSGGGRALPKKPGSPGPAAPVLEEQRRELEKLRAELEAERARGRAERRRFAAKARQLREGAEQERQQLADHLRSKWEAQRVRELRQLQEAMLREREAEIRQLLRWKEAELRQLQQLLHRERDGVVRQARELQRQLAEELVNRGYCGRSGQPDLAAAQCRCRLQEVLSQLRWETDGEQAARIRHLQAALDVERQLFLKYILEHFHWLPAMTEAPDSQPVRSSEEPLPETARGARRPPESACHLGSPDSLSTGARIRSRSLDLERSECSSFPEGLIATRATSLDSLAPVRSRSFDSTLNCPKAPEFEERASLPGTSIPGSPSPQPLPPPASSHRKPKDLRVGEGAQRESGRALTPLPLDLDYHELVKQNSELAEALQVLARRCSGLREENIQLRRAGFPDEAGEKVKRLKVKNAELSGLARRLEDRARKLQETNLRALSAPVPGESRAGLELCQAFARQRTRDLEEQASALLAKDKQIEELRQECHLLKARVVSGPGGAPLLGGGTPSAQWLNVSDLDRLLRESQREVLRLQKQLTLQQGQCGAREEARGQSAPCEEARRQVQALEHELCARRRECEELGAQAAAARRRGEETQKQLQAALREGAWLAEENARLQAQADWVQKVAAENSDVRGQLGRACQERDAAGLLAEQLLQEAAQEQDRQRQLQHDLQKALLDLQVAREEMQALQCQPYPAPKEPPEATQAPESQIRGSRRPKFRPRPEDQTLSQPGWVEPEKKEVTGPENPVVLGEPDSTLQMPARVPDSQPPDSMPLTKKTSSKSTSSSEMESAWATVPSCSTLDLDTASEVDDLEPDSVTPAPGTEGFEAPAAPKLFLARYSYNPFEGPNEQPEGELPLTAGHYVYVFGDMDEDGFYQGELEDGRRGLVPSNLVEQIPDNDILACLPAKPPDPGPSLLPARQGQAEKEDTSCSLSPGKAQDAVDRGSCQIVRAGSETEATVEILDDKTKACRLGSLQSMGGPGFSRSLLGATGSLCVTHMQLHLQSVAATSAEITWVYSSSRHPHVVYLDGREHALTPAGVSCYTFQGLRPGTRYQARVEVQLPWDLLHMHSETMSSTLTFATPLAGPPDPPLDVLVERHTSPGLLMVSWLPVTIDSAGSSNGVQVTGYAVYADGLKVAEVASATAGSILLEFSQLQVPLMCPKISVRTMSLCGESLDSVPAQIPEDCFICHQWPKTSPFGYTCGDPSACRVTFPVCPERVALAPLSGKASPHAPGNCGDPQADFLETLPAELPRSPPMPSLSSEGEHCSLGASGQAQDPRETQEVCRKDPIIQKNPQSHGPPLPGVQSEAEENCHREAATSQRPAPALVRLSPTCGPEKELRPEKVPLRQKQDAQVFNAPQLGISQQYTSDCWGPWEEEEEGGGEEAACLGPWSTKKQKQTKELRNQSGRGQTLGGKRECQFHEASSLLYPAPSSKVIRMSRGGRVWPEKEARVFVALFDHKPLATSANPKAAEEELTFQKGQLLRVWGPQGPDGFYCGECNGQVGNIPGHLVAEVEVGPEWTDGRWPLPTSRPPEGHLKDFGGLVGPQGSFFRSQGNSQRPPPWTPKTMLAALDYDPRDRRAGGQAKGRLAMRAGDVVTVYGLMDNEGFYYGESGGNQGLVPAHLLDHLPIHEE, encoded by the coding sequence ATGACCAAGGACTCGCCCAGTCCCTCGGGCGGCGGCCGCGCGTTACCCAAGAAGCCGGGCAGCCCCGGCCCGGCGGCGCCGGTGCTGGAGGAGCAGAGGCGGGAGCTGGAGAAGCTGCGGGCCGAGCTGGAGGCGGAGCGGGCGCGCGGGCGAGCCGAGCGGCGGCGCTTCGCGGCCAAGGCGCGCCAGCTGCGGGAGGGGGCCGAGCAGGAGCGGCAGCAGCTGGCCGACCATCTGCGCTCCAAGTGGGAGGCGCAGCGCGTCCGAGAGCTGCGGCAGCTGCAGGAGGCGATGCTGCGGGAGCGCGAGGCCGAGATCCGGCAGCTGCTGCGCTGGAAGGAGGCCGAGCTGCGGCAGCTGCAGCAGTTGCTGCACCGCGAGCGCGACGGCGTCGTGCGCCAGGCCCGGGAGCTGCAGCGCCAGCTGGCCGAGGAGCTAGTGAACCGCGGCTACTGCGGCCGCTCCGGACAACCGGACCTCGCCGCCGCGCAGTGTCGCTGTCGCCTGCAGGAGGTGCTGTCGCAGCTGCGCTGGGAGACCGACGGCGAGCAGGCCGCGCGCATCCGCCACCTGCAGGCGGCGCTCGACGTGGAGCGCCAGCTCTTCCTCAAGTACATCCTGGAGCACTTCCACTGGCTCCCTGCCATGACCGAAGCCCCGGACTCCCAGCCCGTGCGTTCCTCGGAAGAGCCGCTCCCCGAGACTGCCCGTGGCGCTCGTCGTCCCCCAGAGTCCGCCTGTCACCTGGGATCCCCCGACAGCCTGAGCACGGGCGCGCGCATACGCTCCCGCTCCCTTGACCTGGAGCGCTCGGAATGCTCCAGCTTCCCGGAAGGCCTCATCGCCACCCGCGCCACTTCTCTCGACTCCTTGGCTCCAGTGCGTTCCCGGTCTTTCGACAGCACCCTGAATTGCCCCAAGGCCCCCGAATTTGAAGAGCGTGCCTCCTTGCCAGGCACTTCCATCCCGGGCTCCCCAAGCCctcagccgctgcctccgccagCCTCTTCGCACAGGAAACCTAAAGACCTGCGGGTAGGAGAAGGCGCGCAGCGCGAGTCCGGCCGGGCGCTGACACCCTTGCCATTGGATCTGGACTACCACGAGCTGGTGAAGCAGAACTCCGAGCTGGCCGAGGCGTTGCAGGTGTTAGCACGTCGCTGCTCTGGCCTGCGCGAGGAGAACATCCAGCTGCGGCGCGCCGGCTTCCCCGACGAGGCGGGCGAGAAGGTAAAGCGGCTCAAGGTGAAGAACGCAGAGCTGAGCGGCCTCGCGCGGCGTCTGGAGGACCGCGCCCGCAAGCTACAGGAGACCAACCTGCGGGCTTTGAGCGCGCCTGTACCTGGCGAGAGCCGCGCGGGCCTGGAGCTGTGCCAGGCCTTCGCCCGCCAGCGTACCCGGGACCTCGAGGAGCAGGCGAGCGCGCTGCTGGCCAAGGACAAGCAGATCGAAGAGCTGCGGCAGGAGTGCCACTTGCTGAAGGCGCGCGTCGTCTCGGGCCCCGGCGGAGCCCCTCTCCTTGGAGGGGGTACCCCCAGCGCGCAGTGGCTCAACGTCAGCGATTTGGACCGGCTGCTGCGCGAGTCCCAGCGGGAAGTGCTGCGTCTGCAGAAGCAGTTGACCCTGCAGCAGGGCCAGTGCGGCGCCCGGGAGGAGGCCAGAGGCCAGAGCGCACCCTGCGAGGAGGCGCGGCGCCAGGTGCAGGCGCTGGAGCACGAGCTTTGCGCGCGGCGGCGCGAGTGCGAGGAGCTGGGCGCgcaggcggcggcggcgcggcggcGCGGCGAGGAGACCCAGAAGCAGCTGCAGGCGGCGCTGCGCGAGGGCGCCTGGCTGGCCGAAGAGAACGCGCGGCTGCAGGCCCAGGCCGATTGGGTGCAGAAAGTGGCGGCGGAGAACAGCGACGTGCGCGGGCAGCTGGGCCGCGCGTGCCAGGAACGCGACGCCGCCGGCCTGCTGGCGGAACAGCTGCTGCAGGAGGCGGCACAGGAGCAGGACAGGCAGCGGCAGCTGCAGCATGATCTGCAGAAGGCCCTACTTGATCTCCAGGTTGCCCGGGAGGAGATGCAGGCATTGCAGTGTCAGCCATACCCGGCACCCAAGGAGCCCCCAGAGGCCACCCAAGCCCCTGAGTCCCAAATCAGGGGCAGCAGAAGGCCCAAGTTCCGGCCAAGACCAGAAGACCAAACACTGTCCCAGCCTGGCTGGGTTGAGCCAGAAAAAAAGGAAGTCACCGGGCCTGAGAATCCAGTTGTCCTTGGGGAGCCAGACAGTACCCTCCAAATGCCAGCCAGGGTCCCTGACAGCCAGCCTCCAGACTCCATGCCCCTGACCAAGAAAACCAGCTCCAAGTCAACCTCCTCCTCTGAGATGGAGTCTGCCTGGGCCACTGTGCCATCCTGTTCTACTCTGGACCTGGACACGGCAAGTGAGGTGGATGATTTGGAACCTGACAGTGTGACCCCGGCCCCAGGAACAGAGGGTTTCgaggcccccgccgcccccaaGCTCTTCCTGGCTCGGTATAGCTACAACCCCTTCGAAGGACCCAACGAGCAGCCTGAGGGCGAACTGCCCCTCACTGCTGGGCACTACGTGTATGTGTTTGGGGACATGGACGAGGACGGCTTCTACCAGGGGGAACTTGAGGATGGCCGGCGGGGGCTGGTGCCCTCCAACCTGGTGGAGCAGATCCCAGACAACGACATCCTGGCCTGCCTCCCTGCCAAGCCCCCCGACCCTGGCCCCAGTCTGCTCCCAGCCAGGCAGGGCCAAGCTGAGAAGGAAGACACCAGTTGCAGCTTGTCACCTGGGAAAGCCCAGGACGCGGTGGACCGGGGGTCATGCCAGATAGTGAGGGCAGGCTCCGAGACAGAGGCTACAGTGGAGATCTTGGATGACAAGACGAAAGCCTGCCGGCTGGGCTCACTGCAGAGCATGGGGGGACCAGGCTTCTCCAGGTCCCTTTTGGGGGCCACGGGGTCCCTCTGTGTGACCCACATGCAACTTCACCTGCAGAGCGTTGCAGCCACATCAGCCGAGATCACCTGGGTCTACAGCAGCAGCAGACACCCCCATGTAGTGTACCTGGATGGCCGGGAGCATGCCCTGACCCCGGCAGGTGTGAGCTGCTACACTTTCCAAGGCCTGCGCCCTGGCACCCGATACCAGGCCCGGGTGGAGGTCCAGCTGCCGTGGGACTTGCTGCACATGCACAGCGAAACCATGTCCTCCACCCTCACCTTTGCCACGCCCTTGGCAGGACCCCCAGACCCTCCGCTGGACGTGCTGGTAGAGCGCCATACGTCCCCGGGCCTCCTGATGGTCAGCTGGCTCCCTGTGACCATTGACTCGGCCGGGTCTTCCAATGGAGTCCAGGTCACCGGCTATGCTGTGTATGCCGACGGGCTCAAGGTGGCAGAGGTGGCCAGTGCCACTGCTGGCAGCATCCTATTGGAGTTTTCCCAGCTGCAGGTGCCCCTGATGTGCCCGAAGATCTCGGTGAGAACCATGTCACTCTGTGGTGAGTCCCTGGATTCAGTGCCAGCCCAGATTCCCGAGGACTGCTTCATTTGTCACCAATGGCCCAAGACCTCTCCCTTTGGCTACACCTGTGGGGACCCATCCGCCTGCAGAGTCACCTTCCCCGTCTGCCCCGAGAGGGTGGCGCTGGCTCCTCTGAGTGGTAAGGCCAGCCCCCATGCCCCCGGAAACTGTGGGGACCCCCAGGCAGATTTCCTCGAAACACTCCCTGCAGAACTCCCAAGGTCGCCCCCGATGCCCAGCCTGAGTTCCGAAGGAGAGCACTGTAGTTTGGGGGCCAGTGGCCAAGCCCAGGATCCCAGAGAGACCCAGGAGGTGTGCAGGAAGGACCCAATCATCCAGAAGAACCCCCAGAGCCACGGGCCACCTCTGCCCGGTGTCCAGTCTGAGGCAGAAGAGAACTGCCACAGGGAGGCAGCCACCAGCCAAAGGCCCGCTCCGGCACTCGTCCGTCTGTCCCCCACGTGCGGGCCTGAGAAGGAACTGCGTCCGGAAAAGGTTCCCCTTAGGCAAAAGCAAGATGCCCAAGTGTTCAACGCTCCCCAGTTGGGCATCAGCCAGCAATACACATCTGACTGCTGGGgcccttgggaggaggaggaggagggagggggagaggaggcagCATGCTTAGGGCCGTGGAGCACAAAAAAGCAAAAGCAGACGAAGGAGCTCAGGAACCAGAGCGGGCGAGGCCAGACTCTAGGTGGCAAGAGGGAGTGCCAGTTCCACGAGGCCAGCTCGCTGCTGTATCCTGCTCCATCCAGCAAAGTCATCCGAATGTCAAGGGGGGGCCGTGTCTGGCCAGAGAAGGAGGCCAGGGTCTTCGTGGCCCTCTTTGATCACAAGCCCCTGGCCACATCTGCCAACCCCAAGGCTGCCGAGGAGGAGCTGACCTTCCAGAAGGGACAGCTGCTGAGAGTGTGGGGCCCCCAGGGCCCCGACGGCTTCTACTGTGGTGAGTGCAATGGCCAGGTGGGCAACATCCCCGGGCACCTGGTGGCCGAGGTGGAGGTGGGCCCAGAGTGGACTGATGGGAGGTGGCCTTTGCCAACCTCCAGGCCCCCAGAGGGCCACCTCAAGGACTTTGGGGGGCTGGTTGGCCCCCAGGGTTCTTTTTTCAGGTCCCAAGGGAATTCCCAGAGACCCCCACCATGGACCCCAAAGACCATGCTAGCGGCTTTGGACTATGACCCCAGAGACAGGCGAGCGGGGGGCCAGGCCAAAGGCAGGCTGGCAATGAGGGCAGGGGATGTGGTCACCGTCTATGGGCTCATGGACAATGAGGGATTCTATTATGGGGAGTCGGGAGGCAACCAGGGGCTGGTCCCGGCCCACCTGTTGGATCACCTGCCCATCCATGAAGAGTGA